A window of Flavobacterium psychrophilum genomic DNA:
AGGAAAATATTGCCGGTGCATTGGTTATAACCCGTGGTCGCTATGTGAAATATGAAGACGGCACCTCGGAACCGCCTTATGAAATCCTGCTGCGCCTTTCAAGATATTATAATGTAAGTGTAGACCTTTTGCTTTCCGTTGATATCCGTAAGGTAGATATTACCAATCTTATCAAGCTGGATGATAACCGTATATTGTTGCCAATAACGGTAGACAGTAAAGGGGAGAATATCATAGAGATTGTTCCGCATAAAGCGAAAGCCGGTTATCTGAATGGTTATAGTGATCCTGAATTTATTGAGGGATTGCAGCATGTTTCGCTACCCTTTTTAGGTAATGGAAAATTCAGGGCATTTCCGGTAGAAGGCGATTCTATGCCGCCGCATAAAGAAGGCTCTTTTATTATTGGGCGTTATGTGGAGCAGCTGGGTCATGTTACCGATGGCAGGACATATATATTGCTTACCCGGGACCAGGGAATTGTATATAAAAGGCTGAATAAGAATGGCAGGAACAGCCTCATGCTGCAATCTGACAATACATTTTATCCGCCCTATACAGTAAAAGCATCTGATGTGTTAGAGATATGGGAATACGCTTGTAGTATCGCTACCAAAGAATTTGAACCTGATGACAGTCCCGAGACGATAAGAGATGTATTGCAGGGTATGCGAAAAGAAATGGCTGCGTTGCGAATAATTAATAAACAATAATATAAAGTACTATACAATGGACACAATTGTACGCTTAAGGGTAA
This region includes:
- a CDS encoding XRE family transcriptional regulator is translated as MSLFSDNIRHLRNQKNISQENIAGALVITRGRYVKYEDGTSEPPYEILLRLSRYYNVSVDLLLSVDIRKVDITNLIKLDDNRILLPITVDSKGENIIEIVPHKAKAGYLNGYSDPEFIEGLQHVSLPFLGNGKFRAFPVEGDSMPPHKEGSFIIGRYVEQLGHVTDGRTYILLTRDQGIVYKRLNKNGRNSLMLQSDNTFYPPYTVKASDVLEIWEYACSIATKEFEPDDSPETIRDVLQGMRKEMAALRIINKQ